One Streptomyces sp. CNQ-509 DNA window includes the following coding sequences:
- a CDS encoding NPCBM/NEW2 domain-containing protein: protein MGAARFTVYGDDARLWRSDWVEAGEQAAMVDVGPPSGTETIRLEAEPQHPVHTAALTDWADSVIDCR from the coding sequence CTGGGCGCGGCCAGGTTCACCGTCTACGGCGACGACGCCCGGCTCTGGCGCTCCGACTGGGTCGAGGCGGGCGAGCAGGCGGCCATGGTCGACGTGGGCCCGCCGTCCGGCACCGAGACCATCCGGCTGGAAGCGGAACCGCAGCACCCCGTCCACACCGCGGCACTGACGGACTGGGCGGACTCGGTCATCGACTGCCGCTGA
- a CDS encoding TetR/AcrR family transcriptional regulator: MSGSDTSGELPANGRSALRVDAQRNLEHVLRAAREVFGELGYGAPMEDVARRARVGVGTVYRRFPSKEVLVKRIAEAETARLTEQARAALQQEDEPWAALARFLRASVDSGAGRLLPPQVLGVTAQAPEGEPRVPQQRPSPDGTAPQAGGEGSGAGAGAESVSVGGTDAAALLDVVGQLVARARDAGSLRADVSVSDVLLVIATAAPSLPDPEQQAVASARLLDILLDGLRPHAEG, from the coding sequence ATGTCGGGATCGGACACTTCCGGCGAACTGCCGGCGAATGGCCGGTCGGCGCTGCGGGTAGACGCGCAGCGCAATCTGGAGCACGTCCTGCGTGCCGCGCGCGAAGTCTTCGGGGAGCTGGGTTACGGCGCCCCGATGGAGGACGTCGCCCGCCGCGCCAGGGTCGGCGTGGGCACGGTGTACCGCCGCTTCCCGAGCAAGGAAGTGCTCGTCAAGCGCATCGCCGAGGCGGAGACCGCGCGGCTCACCGAGCAGGCCCGCGCCGCGCTGCAGCAGGAGGACGAGCCGTGGGCCGCGCTGGCCCGCTTCCTCCGCGCGTCCGTCGACTCCGGTGCCGGGCGGCTGCTGCCGCCGCAGGTGCTGGGCGTGACGGCGCAGGCGCCGGAGGGCGAGCCGCGGGTGCCGCAGCAGCGGCCCTCGCCGGACGGCACGGCGCCGCAGGCCGGCGGTGAGGGCTCGGGTGCGGGTGCGGGTGCGGAGAGCGTGAGCGTCGGCGGTACGGACGCGGCGGCGCTGCTCGACGTGGTCGGGCAGTTGGTCGCGCGGGCCCGGGACGCGGGGTCGCTCCGCGCCGACGTATCGGTGTCGGACGTGCTGCTGGTGATAGCCACCGCGGCGCCGTCCCTGCCGGACCCGGAGCAGCAGGCGGTCGCGTCCGCGCGGCTGCTGGACATCCTGCTCGACGGGCTGCGGCCGCACGCGGAGGGCTGA
- a CDS encoding NAD(P)/FAD-dependent oxidoreductase: MTNPTRVLVVGGGNVGMAVAMRLQKHLGKQLRSGAAQITLVAPDPYMTYQPFLAEAAAGSVQPRHVVVPLRRVLPRCRVVAGRVTSVDHSARTARVATLATDETGEPPLDLAYDQLVLVPGSVSRVLPVPGLAEYGIGFTSIEEAIGLRNHVLEQLDIASSTRDAAVREAALTFVFVGGGYAGVEALAELEDMARYATRYYTGVRPADMRWVLVEASDRILPEVGERLGEYAVRRLRERGIDVRLETRLSSCTDRVAQLDDGARFPTRTLVWTAGVRPNPVLAATGLPLNDRGRLRCTPDLRVEGEDAVWSAGDAAAVPDLTADEPGALCAPNAQHAVRQARVLADNLAAALRGTPLRDYRHRYAGSVASLGLHKGIAYVYGHRLKGYPAWLMHRAYHLGKLPTVGRKAHVLAEWTLAGLFKREIVALGSLEHPRAEFALATRSGRGPDGD; this comes from the coding sequence ATGACGAATCCGACGCGCGTACTCGTCGTCGGTGGCGGCAACGTCGGGATGGCAGTGGCGATGCGGCTGCAGAAGCACCTCGGCAAGCAGCTCAGAAGCGGCGCGGCGCAGATCACCCTGGTCGCCCCCGACCCGTACATGACCTACCAGCCCTTCCTCGCCGAGGCCGCCGCCGGCTCCGTGCAGCCGCGCCACGTCGTGGTGCCGCTGCGCCGCGTGCTCCCCCGCTGCCGTGTGGTCGCCGGCCGCGTGACGTCCGTCGACCACTCCGCGCGCACCGCCCGCGTCGCGACGCTCGCCACCGACGAGACCGGCGAACCGCCGCTGGACCTGGCGTACGACCAGCTCGTGCTGGTGCCCGGATCCGTCTCCCGGGTCCTGCCGGTCCCCGGGCTCGCCGAGTACGGCATCGGCTTCACCTCGATAGAGGAGGCCATCGGCCTCCGCAACCACGTGCTCGAACAACTGGACATCGCCTCCTCCACCCGCGACGCCGCCGTCCGCGAGGCCGCGCTCACGTTCGTGTTCGTGGGGGGCGGCTACGCCGGCGTGGAAGCACTCGCCGAGCTTGAAGACATGGCGCGTTACGCCACCCGCTACTACACCGGCGTACGCCCCGCGGACATGCGCTGGGTCCTCGTCGAGGCGAGCGACCGCATACTGCCGGAGGTCGGCGAGCGGCTCGGCGAGTACGCCGTACGCCGCCTGCGCGAACGCGGCATCGACGTACGCCTGGAGACCCGTCTGTCGAGCTGTACGGACCGCGTCGCCCAGCTCGACGACGGCGCCCGCTTCCCCACCCGCACCCTCGTGTGGACCGCCGGCGTCCGCCCCAACCCCGTGCTCGCCGCCACCGGCCTGCCCCTCAACGACCGCGGCCGCCTGCGGTGCACCCCCGACCTCCGCGTCGAGGGCGAGGACGCCGTCTGGTCCGCCGGCGACGCGGCCGCCGTACCCGACCTCACCGCCGACGAGCCCGGCGCCCTCTGCGCCCCCAACGCCCAGCACGCCGTCCGCCAGGCCCGCGTCCTCGCCGACAACCTGGCCGCCGCCCTGCGCGGCACACCCCTGCGCGACTACCGGCACCGCTACGCCGGCTCCGTCGCCTCCCTCGGCCTCCACAAAGGCATCGCCTATGTGTACGGCCACCGGCTGAAGGGCTACCCTGCCTGGCTCATGCACCGTGCGTACCACCTGGGCAAGCTCCCCACCGTGGGCCGCAAGGCCCACGTGCTCGCCGAGTGGACCCTCGCCGGACTGTTCAAGCGGGAGATCGTCGCCCTCGGCTCGCTGGAACACCCCCGGGCGGAATTCGCACTCGCCACCCGGTCGGGTCGCGGCCCTGACGGCGACTGA
- a CDS encoding SpoIIE family protein phosphatase has product MNFTRWSPRLPGSPRRTAAARGFRGAVPSARAGRQGRRAAAEPPAGAEPDADPGGTASGGGDTGPKPDTEHDVDPGIELPVSATLGRLPAPVAVVHGLDHRTAYVNNAYAAVFGARAPGRPARDALPELAELGLLPLMDQVLRSGTPRTVKARRAPDSRSYTFTCSPIDVGESGGVLVSAADVTDQVEAAERLRAGERMQREAAVALQRSLLPEKLEHPDDLRVAAKYQPGGTDAAVGGDWYDVITLGAGRTAMVIGDVMGRGVRAAAVMGQLRTAVRAYARLDLPPHEVLQLLDGLAAEIDPNQIATCAYAVHDPHEGRLVHASAGHLPILIRDADGTVRRVDEPTGPPLGTGGWVHGSAELPFPPGSTAVLYTDGLIERRGQDIEEGVNALASAFAGAAGAPGVVCDRLIRSLGVTAEHDDDVAVLVLEHPLRDDGEAELFRSAALDLLGGVEAAPRARAFADGVLASWRFPAELRELGVLAASELVANSLQHGSPPMRLRLRRTDRRLIVEVTDGDDRLPRRRHAEPGDENGRGISIVATIASTWGSRRTLGGGKAVWCEFALPGEHGH; this is encoded by the coding sequence TTGAACTTCACGCGCTGGAGCCCCCGGCTCCCCGGATCCCCGCGCCGCACCGCCGCCGCGCGGGGCTTCCGCGGTGCCGTCCCCTCCGCCCGCGCCGGACGGCAGGGCCGCCGCGCCGCGGCGGAACCGCCCGCCGGCGCCGAGCCGGACGCCGACCCGGGCGGTACGGCGAGCGGCGGCGGCGACACGGGCCCGAAACCCGATACGGAACACGACGTCGACCCCGGGATCGAGCTGCCCGTGAGCGCCACCCTCGGCCGGCTGCCGGCACCGGTCGCGGTCGTCCACGGCCTCGACCACCGCACCGCCTACGTCAACAACGCCTACGCCGCCGTCTTCGGCGCCCGCGCCCCGGGCCGCCCCGCCCGCGACGCGCTGCCCGAACTCGCCGAGCTGGGCCTGCTGCCGCTGATGGACCAGGTGCTGCGCAGCGGCACCCCGCGCACCGTCAAGGCCCGCCGCGCCCCCGACTCCCGCTCGTACACCTTCACCTGCAGCCCCATCGACGTCGGCGAGAGCGGCGGCGTGCTCGTCTCCGCCGCCGACGTCACCGACCAGGTGGAGGCCGCCGAGCGGCTGCGCGCGGGCGAGCGCATGCAGCGCGAGGCCGCGGTGGCGCTGCAGCGCAGCCTGCTGCCGGAGAAGCTGGAGCACCCGGACGACCTGCGGGTCGCGGCCAAGTACCAGCCCGGCGGCACGGACGCCGCAGTCGGCGGCGACTGGTACGACGTCATCACCCTCGGCGCCGGCCGCACGGCCATGGTCATCGGGGACGTTATGGGCCGCGGCGTCCGCGCCGCCGCCGTCATGGGCCAGTTGCGCACCGCGGTACGCGCGTACGCGCGCCTGGACCTGCCGCCGCACGAGGTGCTCCAACTCCTCGACGGCCTCGCCGCCGAGATCGACCCCAACCAGATCGCCACGTGCGCATACGCCGTCCACGACCCGCACGAGGGCCGCCTGGTGCATGCCTCGGCCGGCCACCTGCCGATCCTCATCCGCGACGCGGACGGCACCGTGCGCCGCGTCGACGAACCCACCGGACCGCCCCTCGGCACCGGAGGCTGGGTGCACGGCTCCGCCGAACTGCCCTTCCCGCCCGGATCGACCGCCGTCCTCTACACAGACGGCCTCATCGAGCGCCGCGGCCAGGACATCGAGGAGGGCGTGAACGCGCTCGCGAGCGCGTTCGCCGGCGCGGCGGGCGCACCCGGCGTCGTCTGCGACCGCCTCATCCGCTCCCTCGGCGTCACCGCCGAGCACGACGACGACGTCGCCGTGCTCGTCCTGGAGCACCCGCTGCGCGACGACGGCGAGGCCGAGCTGTTCCGCAGCGCGGCGCTCGACCTCCTCGGCGGCGTCGAGGCGGCCCCGCGCGCCCGCGCCTTCGCGGACGGCGTCCTGGCGAGCTGGCGCTTCCCGGCGGAGCTGCGCGAACTGGGCGTGCTGGCGGCCAGCGAACTCGTCGCCAACTCCCTCCAGCACGGCTCCCCGCCGATGCGGCTGCGCCTGCGGCGTACGGACCGGAGGCTCATCGTCGAGGTCACCGACGGCGACGACCGCCTCCCGCGCCGCCGCCATGCGGAGCCGGGCGACGAGAACGGCCGCGGCATCTCCATCGTCGCCACGATCGCCTCGACCTGGGGCTCACGGCGCACGCTGGGCGGCGGCAAGGCGGTGTGGTGCGAGTTCGCCCTGCCGGGCGAGCACGGCCACTGA
- a CDS encoding MFS transporter yields MRRETGAAALRRIQVGNALSAFGSGFTVPYTFLYVSRVRDLGSTTAGVALAGFAMAALLVLPFTGRFIDRRGPLPVALFGTVAAAAGALSLGLASTAPMVLASTLVMGAGMAVIQPALATMIVWCSTTVTRSRAFATQFFLNNLGLGVGGLLGGLLVEEEHAGSFVRLFAIESVMFLVLGAVVATVRLPRGTRAAHAVPAGEGARGRWRILLADRAMVWLCVLGFVMFFACYGQFESGLSAFAVEVSGISPSTLGVALAANTAVIVVAQFAVLRLVERRRRSRVIAAVGLIWTVAWLVAGASGWVAGGQAMATAAIISTYALFGLGEAMLSPTVAPLVADLAPGSHIGHYNSVFALVKQLALAIGPAVGGLLAGAGAYGAYISMLVVCSLGITVMGLRLGRRLTPVQDYPRLAGTVQVAAHKPAAAGAEPEPAPVQAA; encoded by the coding sequence GTGAGACGCGAGACCGGAGCCGCGGCCCTCCGCAGGATCCAGGTGGGGAACGCGCTGAGTGCCTTCGGCAGCGGCTTCACCGTGCCGTACACGTTCTTGTACGTATCGCGGGTGCGGGATCTGGGCTCGACCACGGCGGGTGTCGCGCTCGCCGGGTTCGCCATGGCCGCGCTGCTCGTCCTGCCCTTCACCGGGCGGTTCATCGACCGGCGCGGGCCGCTGCCGGTGGCTCTTTTCGGCACGGTCGCGGCCGCGGCCGGCGCGCTCTCCCTGGGGCTGGCCTCGACGGCGCCGATGGTGCTGGCCTCGACTCTGGTCATGGGCGCCGGGATGGCGGTCATCCAGCCGGCGCTGGCGACGATGATCGTCTGGTGCTCGACGACGGTGACGCGGTCGCGGGCGTTCGCGACGCAGTTCTTCCTGAACAACCTCGGGCTCGGTGTCGGCGGTCTGCTGGGCGGGCTGCTCGTGGAGGAGGAGCACGCGGGGTCGTTCGTGCGGCTCTTCGCCATCGAGTCGGTGATGTTCCTGGTGCTCGGCGCCGTGGTGGCCACGGTGCGGCTGCCCCGCGGGACGCGCGCCGCGCACGCCGTGCCGGCGGGCGAGGGCGCCCGGGGGCGGTGGCGGATCCTGCTCGCGGACCGGGCGATGGTGTGGCTCTGCGTGCTGGGCTTCGTGATGTTCTTCGCCTGCTACGGGCAGTTCGAGTCCGGGCTGTCGGCGTTCGCGGTCGAGGTGTCGGGGATATCCCCGTCGACGCTCGGGGTGGCGCTGGCGGCGAACACCGCGGTGATCGTCGTGGCGCAGTTCGCCGTGCTCCGGCTCGTGGAGCGGCGGCGGCGCAGCCGGGTCATCGCCGCGGTCGGACTCATATGGACGGTCGCGTGGCTGGTGGCCGGGGCCTCCGGGTGGGTCGCCGGCGGGCAGGCGATGGCGACCGCGGCGATCATCTCCACGTACGCGCTCTTCGGGCTCGGCGAGGCGATGCTCTCGCCGACCGTCGCGCCTCTCGTGGCTGATCTGGCGCCGGGTTCGCACATCGGGCACTACAACTCGGTGTTCGCACTGGTCAAGCAGTTGGCGCTGGCCATCGGGCCCGCCGTCGGCGGGCTGCTCGCGGGGGCCGGGGCGTACGGGGCATACATCTCGATGCTCGTCGTCTGCTCGCTGGGCATCACGGTGATGGGGCTCCGGCTGGGCCGACGGCTGACGCCGGTGCAGGACTACCCGCGGCTCGCGGGCACGGTGCAGGTGGCGGCCCACAAGCCGGCGGCGGCCGGGGCCGAGCCGGAGCCGGCACCCGTCCAGGCGGCCTAG
- a CDS encoding MarR family winged helix-turn-helix transcriptional regulator, whose amino-acid sequence MSDSDAPAPDAERTPTQELRSLDEQIALYQREFQDLDPQVEQIVSALSRLNRRMTVAYGRHLSDIGINGAEWEVLKALVLAGAPYQLGPGELAKRLGLTPAAMTHRIDRMVAEGLVTRERDEANRVRVIVGITELGREKWFATMRMGTDWEEDLLQDLTPAERTLLGELLTRLLRRVEDAQPDASGRLSDLD is encoded by the coding sequence ATGTCCGACAGCGACGCCCCGGCCCCCGATGCCGAACGGACGCCCACGCAGGAGCTGCGTTCCCTCGACGAGCAGATCGCGCTCTACCAGCGGGAGTTCCAGGACCTCGACCCGCAGGTCGAGCAGATCGTCTCGGCCCTCAGCCGGCTCAACCGCCGCATGACCGTCGCCTACGGCCGCCACCTCTCCGACATCGGCATCAACGGCGCGGAGTGGGAAGTACTCAAGGCCCTCGTCCTCGCCGGCGCCCCCTACCAGCTCGGCCCCGGCGAGCTGGCCAAGCGCCTCGGCCTCACCCCCGCCGCGATGACCCACCGCATCGACCGCATGGTCGCCGAGGGCCTGGTCACCCGCGAACGCGACGAGGCCAACCGCGTCCGCGTCATCGTCGGCATCACCGAGCTGGGCCGGGAGAAGTGGTTCGCGACCATGCGCATGGGCACGGACTGGGAGGAGGACCTGCTCCAGGACCTCACCCCGGCCGAACGCACCCTGCTCGGCGAGCTGCTGACCCGCCTCCTCCGCCGCGTCGAGGACGCCCAGCCCGATGCGAGCGGTCGACTGTCCGATTTGGACTAG
- a CDS encoding acetoin utilization protein AcuC — MSGRAHLMWDQAVTAYDFGPEHPMDPVRLVLTMRLVEELGIDKAVDVVAAPAAGESTLRLVHRQDYIDAVRRASEAPAEADPSYGLGTVDDPAFAGMHEASALIAGQSVAAAEAVWDGRAVHAVNFAGGLHHAMPGAASGFCVYNDAALAIARLLELGVERVAYVDVDVHHGDGVQAAFWDDPRVLTISVHEHPSTLFPQTGWPEETGGSGAEGQAVNVALPAGTGDAGWLRAFHAVVPELLASWGPQVLVSQHGADTHAEDPLAHLAVSLDAQRAVMETCHALAHAHADGRWLALGGGGYAVVDVVPRSWAHLCAISAGHPVLPATEVPESWRAEALRRTGQQAPYRMTDGRDASWADWDAGYDPGSPLDRAVRAARRTAFPAHGLLP; from the coding sequence ATGAGCGGCCGCGCGCACCTGATGTGGGACCAGGCAGTCACCGCGTACGACTTCGGTCCTGAACACCCCATGGATCCCGTTCGGTTGGTGCTGACCATGCGCCTCGTCGAGGAACTGGGGATCGACAAGGCCGTCGACGTCGTTGCCGCGCCCGCCGCCGGCGAGTCCACGTTGCGGCTCGTGCACCGGCAGGACTACATCGACGCCGTGCGGCGGGCCTCCGAGGCGCCGGCGGAAGCGGATCCCTCCTACGGGCTCGGGACCGTCGACGATCCGGCGTTCGCGGGGATGCACGAGGCGTCGGCGTTGATCGCCGGGCAGTCCGTGGCGGCGGCGGAGGCCGTGTGGGACGGGCGGGCGGTGCACGCCGTGAACTTCGCCGGGGGGCTTCATCATGCGATGCCCGGTGCCGCTTCGGGGTTCTGCGTCTACAACGACGCGGCGCTGGCCATCGCGCGGCTGCTGGAGTTGGGCGTAGAGCGGGTGGCGTACGTGGATGTGGACGTGCACCACGGCGACGGCGTACAGGCGGCGTTCTGGGATGACCCGCGGGTGCTGACCATCTCCGTCCACGAGCACCCCAGCACGCTCTTCCCCCAGACCGGCTGGCCGGAGGAGACCGGTGGGTCCGGGGCCGAGGGGCAGGCGGTGAACGTCGCGCTGCCGGCCGGGACCGGGGACGCGGGGTGGCTGCGGGCGTTCCACGCCGTCGTGCCGGAGCTGCTGGCGTCGTGGGGGCCCCAGGTGCTCGTGTCGCAGCACGGGGCCGACACGCACGCCGAGGATCCTCTGGCGCACCTCGCCGTCAGCCTGGACGCGCAGCGTGCGGTGATGGAGACGTGTCACGCCCTGGCGCACGCGCACGCGGACGGGCGCTGGCTGGCGCTCGGCGGGGGCGGGTACGCGGTCGTGGACGTCGTTCCGCGCTCCTGGGCGCATCTCTGCGCCATCTCCGCCGGCCACCCCGTTCTTCCGGCTACGGAGGTCCCCGAGAGCTGGCGGGCCGAGGCGCTGCGGCGGACCGGGCAGCAGGCCCCGTACCGGATGACCGACGGGCGTGACGCCTCCTGGGCGGACTGGGACGCGGGGTACGACCCGGGCTCGCCTCTGGATCGTGCGGTGCGTGCCGCGCGGCGGACGGCGTTCCCCGCCCACGGGCTGCTGCCCTGA
- a CDS encoding phosphatase yields MLTDAPLLRRHLLATGIAGPVATSRDKSLRRYQQFAARDPRVLLGLEPERDWSVAELLRLMAERCGTSGDPGRISGTEVIDPDRTIDALHAFAKRLRDAARDCEAVLFGTGHPDRLLGFYALLAAGLSAAGCVVLTPGEGRDVDITTRFGVRTYRLNYPGSVAVLGDPGLSAGPATRGVHTHSPLPLRAALGAAAAAGGPLPGLVVGDHGWACGAGQLGIEAIGLADADDPALFVAQVEGQVSVVVPLDDSVQPDSYGPVADYVLKHARLSL; encoded by the coding sequence GTGTTGACCGACGCACCCTTGTTGCGTAGGCATCTGCTGGCGACGGGCATCGCCGGGCCGGTGGCGACGAGCCGCGACAAGAGCCTCCGCAGGTATCAGCAGTTCGCGGCCCGCGATCCCCGGGTGCTGCTCGGACTGGAACCGGAACGCGATTGGTCGGTGGCCGAGTTGCTGCGGCTGATGGCGGAACGCTGCGGTACGAGCGGGGATCCGGGCCGGATCTCGGGCACCGAGGTCATCGATCCGGACCGTACGATCGACGCCCTGCACGCCTTCGCGAAGCGGCTGCGCGACGCCGCGCGCGACTGCGAGGCGGTGCTGTTCGGGACCGGGCATCCCGACCGCCTCCTCGGCTTCTACGCCCTCTTGGCTGCGGGGCTCTCGGCGGCTGGGTGCGTTGTTCTCACCCCCGGTGAGGGCAGAGATGTCGACATAACGACCCGATTCGGCGTACGCACATACCGGCTCAACTACCCCGGGTCCGTTGCCGTTCTGGGCGACCCGGGCCTCTCCGCCGGGCCCGCGACCAGGGGGGTCCATACTCACTCTCCGCTTCCCCTGCGTGCGGCACTCGGTGCCGCCGCGGCCGCGGGCGGGCCGCTGCCCGGGCTGGTGGTGGGGGACCACGGATGGGCCTGCGGGGCTGGTCAGTTGGGCATCGAGGCCATCGGTCTGGCGGACGCGGACGACCCGGCACTCTTCGTCGCCCAGGTGGAGGGTCAGGTGTCCGTCGTGGTGCCACTTGATGACTCTGTGCAACCGGACAGCTACGGGCCGGTGGCGGACTATGTGCTCAAACACGCCCGTCTGTCACTGTAG
- a CDS encoding helix-turn-helix domain-containing protein gives MAASDKPLNEVVFLTVAEVAAVMRVSKMTVYRLVHSGHLPAIRVGRSFRVPEQAVHEYLRESYVGVESA, from the coding sequence ATGGCTGCAAGCGATAAGCCTCTCAACGAGGTTGTGTTCCTGACCGTGGCTGAAGTAGCCGCGGTGATGCGAGTGTCCAAGATGACCGTGTACCGATTGGTGCACAGCGGCCATCTGCCGGCGATCCGGGTGGGGAGGTCGTTCCGGGTACCGGAGCAGGCGGTGCACGAATACCTCCGCGAGTCGTATGTGGGGGTGGAGTCTGCCTGA
- a CDS encoding AURKAIP1/COX24 domain-containing protein translates to MGSVIKKRRKRMAKKKHRKLLKRTRVQRRNKK, encoded by the coding sequence GTGGGCTCTGTGATCAAGAAGCGGCGTAAGCGGATGGCGAAGAAGAAGCACCGCAAGCTGCTGAAGCGCACGCGAGTGCAGCGCCGCAACAAGAAGTAG
- a CDS encoding NAD-dependent epimerase/dehydratase family protein, which translates to MGRTVLVTGVARPLVGRLVRRLMREPDVDRVVGVDARAPEHQLGGADFVPADIRHPVLARILVEHRVDTVMHMDVTGTPLTRGGRGAVKENNVIGSMHLLGACQQAPRVRRLVVKSTTSVYGSAPRDPAVFTESTPPKALPSGGFAKDAVEVEGYVRGFARRRPDVAVCVLRFANILGPRVDTPLAEYLALPALPTVLGYDPRLQFVHEDDVIEVLLLAAGEPRRGTINSGTFNIAGEGVLLLSQAARRLGRPTVPVPLPAVTWVGSALRSAGMTDFSPEQIRLLTHGRVVETTQMRELLGFTPEYSTAEAFADFAAGRAAGLLPPREVRRAVDAVGELLGLPGTRTPAQGDGVAKESVPDG; encoded by the coding sequence GTGGGCAGAACCGTGCTCGTCACCGGCGTCGCCCGCCCCCTCGTCGGGCGCCTGGTCCGCCGGCTCATGCGGGAGCCGGACGTCGATCGCGTCGTCGGCGTCGACGCCAGGGCGCCCGAGCACCAGCTCGGCGGCGCCGACTTCGTACCGGCGGACATCCGCCACCCCGTGCTCGCCCGGATCCTCGTCGAGCACCGCGTCGACACCGTGATGCACATGGACGTCACCGGCACCCCGCTCACCCGCGGCGGCCGGGGGGCGGTCAAGGAGAACAACGTCATCGGGTCCATGCACCTGCTCGGCGCCTGCCAGCAGGCGCCGCGCGTGCGGCGGCTCGTCGTCAAGTCCACCACCAGCGTCTACGGCTCCGCGCCCCGCGACCCCGCCGTGTTCACCGAGAGCACGCCGCCCAAGGCGCTGCCCAGCGGCGGCTTCGCCAAGGACGCGGTGGAGGTCGAGGGGTACGTGCGCGGGTTCGCCCGGCGCCGCCCGGACGTCGCCGTGTGCGTGCTGCGGTTCGCCAACATCCTCGGCCCGCGCGTGGACACGCCGCTCGCCGAGTATCTGGCGCTGCCCGCCCTGCCCACGGTCCTCGGCTACGACCCGCGGCTGCAGTTCGTGCACGAGGACGACGTCATCGAGGTGCTGCTGCTCGCGGCCGGCGAGCCGCGCCGCGGCACGATCAACAGCGGCACGTTCAACATTGCCGGCGAGGGCGTGCTGCTGCTCTCCCAGGCCGCCCGCCGGCTCGGCCGTCCCACGGTCCCGGTGCCGCTGCCCGCGGTGACGTGGGTCGGCTCGGCGCTGCGGTCCGCGGGCATGACGGACTTCTCGCCGGAGCAGATCCGGCTGCTGACCCACGGGCGGGTCGTGGAGACGACGCAGATGCGTGAACTGCTGGGCTTCACGCCGGAGTACTCGACGGCGGAGGCGTTCGCCGACTTCGCCGCCGGGCGGGCGGCGGGGCTGCTGCCGCCGCGTGAGGTGCGGCGGGCCGTCGACGCGGTCGGCGAGCTGCTGGGGCTGCCGGGGACGCGGACCCCGGCGCAGGGGGACGGAGTTGCGAAGGAGTCGGTGCCCGATGGCTGA
- a CDS encoding lysophospholipid acyltransferase family protein, translated as MADAKVIPFDDDRSRGGGGKSRRRSGAGRPRRADGGGAAGAEAALSALPGGEGPADDEGADRTDAAGDPAGEAGAASADRTAPPGTEAADAVAEALQSALMSALPRLLGGGWERRAADALGFLRRRLTGDYEVDEFGFDAELTDQVLVPLFRPLFEKYFRVTVKGIENIPDTGGALVVANHSGVVPWDGLMAQVAVRDHHPADRHLRLLAADLVFVLPFFNQLARKGGHTLACADDAARLLARGEVVGVMPEGFKGIGKPFADRYKLQRFGRGGFVSTALRAGAPIVPCSIVGAEEIYPMLGNAKTVARLLGLPYFPLTPTFPWLGALGAVPLPTKWTIEFGEPIPTDGYPPEAADDPMLMFNLTDQVRETIQHTLYKLLVERRSVFF; from the coding sequence ATGGCTGACGCGAAGGTCATTCCGTTCGATGACGACCGCTCCCGCGGCGGAGGCGGCAAGTCCCGGCGCCGGTCAGGCGCGGGCCGGCCGCGGCGCGCGGACGGCGGCGGCGCTGCGGGCGCGGAGGCGGCGCTCTCCGCGCTGCCCGGCGGGGAGGGGCCCGCGGACGACGAGGGCGCGGACCGTACGGACGCGGCGGGGGACCCGGCAGGGGAGGCGGGCGCCGCGTCGGCGGACCGTACGGCACCGCCGGGCACCGAGGCCGCGGACGCGGTCGCCGAGGCGCTGCAGAGCGCCCTCATGAGCGCGCTGCCGCGGCTCCTGGGCGGCGGCTGGGAGCGCAGGGCCGCCGACGCCCTGGGCTTCCTGCGGCGGCGGCTGACGGGCGACTACGAGGTCGACGAGTTCGGCTTCGACGCGGAGCTGACCGACCAGGTGCTCGTGCCGCTCTTCCGGCCGCTCTTCGAGAAGTACTTCCGGGTGACGGTCAAGGGCATCGAGAACATCCCCGACACCGGCGGCGCGCTCGTCGTCGCCAACCACTCCGGAGTCGTGCCCTGGGACGGGCTGATGGCCCAGGTCGCCGTCCGCGACCACCACCCCGCCGACCGCCATCTGCGGCTGCTCGCGGCCGATCTGGTGTTCGTGCTGCCGTTCTTCAACCAGCTCGCCCGCAAGGGCGGGCACACGCTGGCCTGCGCCGACGACGCGGCGCGGCTGCTGGCGCGGGGCGAGGTCGTCGGCGTGATGCCGGAGGGGTTCAAGGGGATCGGCAAGCCGTTCGCCGACCGCTACAAGCTGCAGCGCTTCGGCCGCGGCGGCTTCGTCTCGACGGCGCTGCGGGCGGGGGCGCCGATCGTGCCGTGCTCGATCGTCGGGGCGGAGGAGATCTATCCGATGCTCGGCAACGCCAAGACAGTGGCGCGGCTGCTCGGGTTGCCGTACTTCCCGCTGACGCCGACGTTCCCGTGGCTGGGGGCGCTCGGGGCCGTACCGCTGCCGACGAAGTGGACGATCGAGTTCGGTGAGCCGATCCCCACGGACGGCTATCCGCCGGAGGCGGCGGACGACCCGATGCTGATGTTCAACCTCACCGACCAGGTGCGCGAGACGATCCAGCACACGCTGTACAAGCTGCTCGTCGAGCGGCGGTCGGTCTTCTTCTGA